CATTGTTTGCGCATCAGATTCTGAATTCCATCCTCCCATTTCATCATAGATAACACCAAGCTCTCCAGCTTTGATACCATCTTCATCAGAGAAATCTTCTTTTGCGTATAACGCATCCATTTCCGCTTTTATCTCGAATAACTTTTTGTTACCTCTTAATACTGTTTCAAGGACATTATATTGGTCGTATGCAAAGTGATCCTGTTCTAAAACAGACATTCTTTTTCCAGGCTCTAATGATACACTTCCTGTGGTTGGGTCTTGTTTTCCGGTTAGTATTTTAAGGAATGTTGATTTTCCTGCACCATTAGCTCCGATAATCCCATAACAATTTCCTTTAGTAAACATAATGTTTACCTCGTCAAAAAGAACTCTTTTCCCGAATTGTAAAGATAAGTTAGATACTGTTAACATATAGTTTTGTAAATTTGGCGCAAAAATACGAAAAGAATTTGGGTAATTTATAATAATGTAATAGTCAAGTTTTTAAATGAAAGGTATTTTTGTATATTTCATAAAGAAATTTTAATATAATGAAGATCGAGAAAACAGTTAACATATTAAACAGAAGAGCCCGTTTTGAGTACGAAATCATTGAAGAAATTGAAGCTGGAATGGTTTTAACAGGCACAGAAATAAAATCTTTACGTTCTTCAAAAGCATCTATCGCAGAATCCTTCTGTCAGTTTATTGATGGGGAATTGTACATCATTAACATGATGATTGATGAATACAAATTAGGTACTTTTTACAATCATAAAACAAAAAGGGAACGGAAATTGCTCTTGCACAAAAAAGAATTACAAAAATTCGAGAAAAAGTTAAAAGATGCAGGGAACACAATTATACCTTTGAAGTTATATATTACGGATAAGGGAAAAGCTAAGGTCTTAATAGCCCTTGCAAGAGGGAAAAAGCTTTTTGATAAAAGGGAAGCGATAAAAGATAGAGAAAATAAACGAACCCTGGATAGAATATTAAAGAAAAGTTAAAAATCATTCAAAAAACTTTGTATATAAAGAAAAATTATATTTATTTTGCAATATCAATTATTTAATCATTTAATTCTATGAAAAATCTAAAATTAGGAATTTCAGCATTGGCACTTACTGTTGCTTCTACTGTATTCGCACAGACTACCAACAATCCGTGGATGATCGGAGTTGGTGCTCATGCGGAAAATCATACAGCTCAGAGAAACAACTTCAGTAATACTTTTGCTGCAAGAAATTTAACAAAGACTTTGTTCAATATGAACAACTTCTCTATTACGCCTCCATTATCTAAACTTACTGTAGCAAGAAATATCGGTAAAGGTTTAGTAATCGACTGGCAGACTTCAGTAGGGAACGTTGACAATAAGAGATTCAACAGCGGGAAAGAATTTTTCCTAATGACTGGTCTTGGTTTCCAAGCTAAGGCAGCGGGTCTTTTATGGAACGAGGAGTCTTGGTTTGATCCATACTTAAGAGTAGGTGCGAACTATTTAAGACATGATTATACTGCATTAACTTTCCCAAGAACTGACGCTAACGGTTATGTTATCAGTAACGGGGATAACGGTAATGAAAATGGTAAAGCTAACTTCTTTACAGTTTCTACTGGTGCAGGTATCAACTTCTGGGTAACTAAAAACTTCGGTTTAGGTGTTCAAGGAGATTATGTTTCAACTCCAGGTGATAAATCTACAGTTGCAAACTTCTGGCAAGCTTCTGCATCTTTGAACTTTAGATTTGGTAACAGAGATAGAGATAAAGATGGTATCTTAGATAAAGACGATCTTTGTCCTGATACTCCAGGTTTACCAGAATTCCAAGGATGTCCTGATACTGACGGTGATGGAGTTCCAGATAAAGACGATCAATGTCCAGATGTAGCAGGACCAGTTGAAAACAACGGTTGTCCTTGGCCAGATACAGATGGTGACGGTGTTATCGACAAAGATGATGCTTGTCCTACAGTAGCAGGTCCAGCTGAAAACAATGGTTGTCCTTGGCCAGATACAGATGGTGACGGTATCCTTGATAAAGATGATGCTTGTCCTACAGTTCCTGGATTACCAGAATACAACGGATGTCCTAAGCCTAAAGATGTAATCGCTAAAGAAGCTACAGGTGCTCTTAAAGATATCTTGTTTGATTTCAACAAAGCGACTATCAGACCTGAATCTAGCGCTAAATTAGATCAAGCTGCAACAATCATTAAGCAATCTAACGACGGAACATTCTTAGTAACTGGTCACACAGATAAGAAAGGTGCTGATGCTTACAACTTGAAACTTTCTAGACAAAGAGCTGCTTCTGTAGTTGCTGCTTTAGAATCAAGAGGTGTTAGCGGAACTCAATTGAAATCTGTAGGTGTAGGTGAAAGAGATGCTACTGTATCTGAAAAAGCATCTGATGCTGAAAGAATGGTAGACAGAAAAGTAGTTGTAGAAGCTGTTAACGGTGCTGCTTGGGATGCACTTAAGAAATCTGATCTAGAAGTTGTAGAGAAGAAGACTGTAGTGAAGAAAGGTAAAGCTCCAGCTAAAAGAAAAGCTCCAGCTAAAAAAAGAAAATAATTAATTTTTCTAAATAATTAATACCTCCAAATTTTTTGGAGGTATTTTTTTTTCGTTGACTTTTAAGTAATTTTGTTCAAAATTTAAAAATAAAAATGGGAAGAGCGTTTGAATATAGAAAAGCTTCGAAAATGGCGCGTTGGGATAAAATGGCCAAGACTTTCTCTAAAATTGGTAAAGATATAGCGTTAGCAGTAAAAGCAGGTGGAGCAGACCCGGAATCAAATCCGGCGTTAAGAAGATGCATCCAGAATGCCAAAGGTGCAAATATGCCGAAAGATAACGTAGAAAGAGCAATCAAAAAAGCAAGTGGAGCTGATGCTGAAAACTATGAAGAGGTAACATACGAAGGGTATGGACAAGGAGGAGTTGCTTTCTTTGTAGAATGTACTACAAATAATACGACAAGAACGGTAGCGAATGTAAGAGCTGTCTTTAATAAATTTGATGGTAACCTGGGGAAAAACGGGGAACTGGCCTTTATCTTCGATAGAAAAGGGATCTTTTACATCGATCCGAGCCAGGTAAAAATGGATTGGGATGAATTTGAAATGGAGATGATTGATGGTGGTGCAGAAGATATTGATAAAGATGATGAAGAAATAATGATCACTACTGCATTTGAAGATTTCGGTTCTTTATCTCATAAATTAGATGAACTAAAAATTGAAGTTAAAAGTGCAGAGCTTCAAAGAATTCCAAACAATACAAAAGAAGTTACTGAAGAGCAGTTTAAAGCCAATATGAAAATGCTTGATCGCTTTGAGGAAGATGATGATGTACAAAATGTTTATCATAACATGGAAATTACAGAGGAGCTTATGAACTCTTTGTAAAAAAATAATATAACATTCATATACAGTTAACTTTCAATTAGTTTCTTTGCATAAAACTATGAAAAGAAACGTTGAATTAGTTGTAATTTCGGATGTGCATTTGGGAACTTATGGATGTAAGGCTAAAGAATTGTTAAGATATCTGAATTCTATTCAACCGAAAATTCTGGTTTTGAATGGTGATATCATTGACATCTGGCAATTCAAAAAGTCTTACTTCCCTAAACCTCATTTGAAGGTAATTAAAAAGATTCTCTCATTTGCAACAAAAAATACCAAGGTATATTACATTACCGGAAATCATGACGAGATGTTCCGAAAGTTTACCGATTTCGAATTAGGTAAACTTAAAGTCTGCAACAAAATCTGTCTTGATATTGATAAAAAGAAAACATGGATCTTTCATGGTGATGTATTTGATGCATCTGTTCAACATTCTAAATGGATCGCAAAACTAGGCGGAAAAGGATATGATTTGCTAATCATGATCAATAACGTCGTTAATTGGATCCTGGAAAAAATGGGTAGGGAAAAATACTCATTCTCCAAAAAAATCAAAAATAACGTAAAAAAGGCGGTAAAGTATATTGGTGACTTTGAACTTACGGCTTCTGAACTTGCAATAGATAATCATTACGACTTTGTCATATGTGGTCACATCCATCAGCCTCAAATTCGTAAAGTTACCAATAAAAAAGGCGCTTGCACTTATCTTAATTCCGGAGACTGGATAGAGAACTTATCAGCTTTGGAGTACCATGATAAAGAATGGAAGATCTTTTACTATGATGAGCATAAACATCTGCTGCAGGATGATGAAACAGAGGAAATTCAGGATCTTGATACCAACGAACTTCTTAAAATTGTAACTAACTTTTCTGAATGAAAATCTTATATGCGTTTCAAGGCACAGGTAACGGACATGTTGCAAGGGCTCAGGAGATCATTCCTATATTAAAAAAATATGCTTCGGTTGATACTTTAATCAGTGGTCATCAATCGCAATTAAAGGCTGATTTTGACATTAACTTTCAATATAAAGGGATTTCCTTACTCTATAACAAAACAGGTGGTTTATCCTATCGAAAAACATTTACTGAAAATAAATTTATTGAGGCGGCAAAAACAATCAATGATCTGGAACTAAAGCAGTACGATCTCATCATTAATGACTATGAACCGTTAACGGGGTGGGCAAGCAAGCTAAAGAATCTTCCGATGATTGAGCTTAGTCATCAGGCTTCGATGAGTTTTGCTGAAACTCCAAAACCTAAAAAAAGAGACTTCCTGGGTGAACTTATCTTGAAGTATTATGTACCCAGTGAAAGAAGGATTGGTTTTCATTTTGAAAATTATCATCCACAAATAAAGAAGCCGGTCATAAGACATAAAATACGAAATCTTAATCCTGATAAAAAAGGATACTACCTGGTTTATTTACCAAGCTTTTCTGATGAAAATATTATTAAAGTATTAAAACAAATTCCTGTGCAGTGGAAGGTTTTTTCCAAGTACAGCAAAGTGAGACTTAAAATAAAAAATGTTGAAATATTCCCCATCGATGAAAAGGAATACCTGACCTGTTTTGAAAATTGTGATGGTATTTTATGTAATGCAGGTTTTGAAGCTCCGGCTGAAGCTCTCTTTATGGATAAAAAGTTGTTTGTTATTCCAATTCATAATCAATATGAGCAGGAGTGCAATGCCTGTGCTCTGGATACGATGGGAATTCCCAATTCTAAAGTATTAAAGCTTGGGGAAATAATGGAATGGGTAGCTTCAGATCATCACATTAAAGTAGATTACCCTGATGATATTGAACAAATACTGTTAAATGAGGTTTTAATTCTTTAAAAAAATATCATCTACATCATTCATTCTCATCATTACTGATCTGGCATAAGAACAATGAGGATACACTTTCCAATTGTTTTCTCTTGCGAATCTGATGGCCTCTTCTACGAGATATTTTCCCATTCCTCTGCCTTCAAATTCAGGATGCACTAAAACGAAGGATATAATGAATTTGTTTTCTTCCGGGAAGATGGTATAGGTCAGTCTGCCAATTTCTGTAAGTTCATTGTTTAGTGTAAGTACTCCTCCATTTCCGGATTTATTGTTTTCAAATTTCATAATTAAAAGCTTAGTATTGTATCACGTGCAAAAACTGCACCGACTTGGATTCGAGTGTAATCTATGGACAAAGATAATTCCAAACAGAAATTCTAATTATCTTTTCCTGTATAATAGTTATAA
The sequence above is drawn from the Chryseobacterium daecheongense genome and encodes:
- a CDS encoding OmpA family protein, which encodes MKNLKLGISALALTVASTVFAQTTNNPWMIGVGAHAENHTAQRNNFSNTFAARNLTKTLFNMNNFSITPPLSKLTVARNIGKGLVIDWQTSVGNVDNKRFNSGKEFFLMTGLGFQAKAAGLLWNEESWFDPYLRVGANYLRHDYTALTFPRTDANGYVISNGDNGNENGKANFFTVSTGAGINFWVTKNFGLGVQGDYVSTPGDKSTVANFWQASASLNFRFGNRDRDKDGILDKDDLCPDTPGLPEFQGCPDTDGDGVPDKDDQCPDVAGPVENNGCPWPDTDGDGVIDKDDACPTVAGPAENNGCPWPDTDGDGILDKDDACPTVPGLPEYNGCPKPKDVIAKEATGALKDILFDFNKATIRPESSAKLDQAATIIKQSNDGTFLVTGHTDKKGADAYNLKLSRQRAASVVAALESRGVSGTQLKSVGVGERDATVSEKASDAERMVDRKVVVEAVNGAAWDALKKSDLEVVEKKTVVKKGKAPAKRKAPAKKRK
- a CDS encoding glycosyl transferase, which codes for MKILYAFQGTGNGHVARAQEIIPILKKYASVDTLISGHQSQLKADFDINFQYKGISLLYNKTGGLSYRKTFTENKFIEAAKTINDLELKQYDLIINDYEPLTGWASKLKNLPMIELSHQASMSFAETPKPKKRDFLGELILKYYVPSERRIGFHFENYHPQIKKPVIRHKIRNLNPDKKGYYLVYLPSFSDENIIKVLKQIPVQWKVFSKYSKVRLKIKNVEIFPIDEKEYLTCFENCDGILCNAGFEAPAEALFMDKKLFVIPIHNQYEQECNACALDTMGIPNSKVLKLGEIMEWVASDHHIKVDYPDDIEQILLNEVLIL
- a CDS encoding YebC/PmpR family DNA-binding transcriptional regulator, translating into MGRAFEYRKASKMARWDKMAKTFSKIGKDIALAVKAGGADPESNPALRRCIQNAKGANMPKDNVERAIKKASGADAENYEEVTYEGYGQGGVAFFVECTTNNTTRTVANVRAVFNKFDGNLGKNGELAFIFDRKGIFYIDPSQVKMDWDEFEMEMIDGGAEDIDKDDEEIMITTAFEDFGSLSHKLDELKIEVKSAELQRIPNNTKEVTEEQFKANMKMLDRFEEDDDVQNVYHNMEITEELMNSL
- a CDS encoding GNAT family N-acetyltransferase, which codes for MKFENNKSGNGGVLTLNNELTEIGRLTYTIFPEENKFIISFVLVHPEFEGRGMGKYLVEEAIRFARENNWKVYPHCSYARSVMMRMNDVDDIFLKN
- the smpB gene encoding SsrA-binding protein SmpB, producing the protein MKIEKTVNILNRRARFEYEIIEEIEAGMVLTGTEIKSLRSSKASIAESFCQFIDGELYIINMMIDEYKLGTFYNHKTKRERKLLLHKKELQKFEKKLKDAGNTIIPLKLYITDKGKAKVLIALARGKKLFDKREAIKDRENKRTLDRILKKS
- a CDS encoding UDP-2,3-diacylglucosamine diphosphatase; translated protein: MKRNVELVVISDVHLGTYGCKAKELLRYLNSIQPKILVLNGDIIDIWQFKKSYFPKPHLKVIKKILSFATKNTKVYYITGNHDEMFRKFTDFELGKLKVCNKICLDIDKKKTWIFHGDVFDASVQHSKWIAKLGGKGYDLLIMINNVVNWILEKMGREKYSFSKKIKNNVKKAVKYIGDFELTASELAIDNHYDFVICGHIHQPQIRKVTNKKGACTYLNSGDWIENLSALEYHDKEWKIFYYDEHKHLLQDDETEEIQDLDTNELLKIVTNFSE